A stretch of DNA from Oryza brachyantha chromosome 4, ObraRS2, whole genome shotgun sequence:
GCCTGAGTTCTCTCATGCCTTGCAAATAACTCAGCTTTTACTTGTtgttgattaatattttttactgtgATATTATATTGGACAATGTCTCCAGTCAAATTCTTAATTACTAAACCCAAGAGCTAGATTTCTTGATTAATCCGTTGCTAAGTTCATGCTTACGGGGCAATGAGGAATTAGCCTGACATGGTAAAATAAGGAACGTCCCAAGCTATGATGCCGTTCTTGTGGTCATTgccattaatttattactataattCCTAGTGACGCCCTAGAAAAACTTTTACTTACATGAACTAGTTGGTTGAACCGATAAAATTTTCGAGTGGATGTCCAATGATTCCAAACCATTATATCAGTCCAACAAGGTTAGGCAAGCTTAGGCAAAGGATGAAAAGAAAACCACAAGTAGCGGCAACAATGGTCAGACccaacatttatatttaaattgacCGCAAAAATGCTAATACAACCCACTCAAATGCTATTTAACCTATGCTTTACGTTATGTTACGTGGATAGATGTTTTTATTTGGAGCAAATTAATGGCTTCCTAACTATTTGTcacataaaaaacatacacCCTATCGTCAAATAGAGGTCCGACTATAGTATAATAGAATGTAGGATTCAGCCAGTGTCAAGATATGCACGAGACTACACCGGTCAAAAGTAgacaaggatttttttttactagttcAGGCCCTCTGATGGATGGATAATAACCCTACTCCAGTTGGCCAAAGCCGGTTTTGACTTTATATAAACTCTACAAGAAGTACATAGTTACATGATTAGGAATTATCTACTCGGCTATACTATCCTATAGTTGGATGTTGACGAAGTTGACAAGATTGGATTGGGTGGATATTGACGAGGTTGCTCATAGAGTTTTGATCTTAGCTTGTGTATGCCTTGTGACTTAATCAATATCCCTCTTTCTCCGAGTAGGACTTGGAGAAAACCTTTTAGAGTACAACTAGATAAGCGAAATCTCGTACCCAGACCAGATAAGTTATTCTATCCTATCCGAGTAAAACTCTCCTCCGTGACCAGATAAGTTCAGTGGTtactttttgaattttaaattaattagattcccTTTCTAAGCATtagaatgattgaaatcatagAAATCaatgcaaaaaatatttatattgtgatacaaaatttaaatcctagatATGCTTATATGTTAGAATGAAGGAGTATCTCTCATACAgtcaatcaaataaaaatatcatgttaaGCAGGCTAAGCTAATAGAAACAACCAAAATGTTGCATGTGTATTTCTTTAGGTAGCATAAAAACATGGTTTGCTTGGAAGAAATGGGTCATGATAAAAAGATACAAGCAATCAAACACACTCATGTACTCTCCCTTAAAGAGTTGTCTGTGAATGTTGGTAGATATAGTTTGATTGAGCCATTTCTCTTCATTTATTATTGGCTTATCAGCCATAACAATTTTAAACGATTAAATTTGGACTCAATTTTATATCTGGTTCGGTGTTTTTTCGTCGTAGTGTACTATTTAAATCTTAGCCTTTAAGTCGTTGATAGTACgtatacaaattttatgataaattattttttgatttgctTATTTTTCTACTACTTATTGACCAGAGTCAAATGAATGTACACCGTTTGATTATATTGGTGAAGCTTCACACTCAGGCTGCGTTCGTGGGAatggaggtaagttaacttaccccaacACGGAAaatgtaataatagattagtaaatgattaattaattattaaaaaaatataaaatagattaatatgaattttaaaaataactttcctatagaaatttttttaaaaaaatacaccgtttagcagttcgagaagcatgcgcgcgaaaaaacgagggtgataagttaacttacgaGGTTGAAGAACGCGGCCTCAGGATGCATTAtaacctctctctctttctctctctcggccAAGTCACTCATTTATTATCCGGAGCAAATCACTTGTTGAGGATGTGTTGTTTTTAttgatgaaagattatatgattctttttatagctatgtaatattaataataaaagtaattactataaaattaaaaaactagtgTACAAATGTGAGTTgataaaattacatatatatatatatttaaaaatatatcatttaatagtttaggaAGCACGTGCGTAACAACAATGAAAAATTGAGAATAATCGAGCTAAAAGAACACGGCCACAGTGATCATGATGAAGGTTGTTCGGTTGGTTTTATTCACAAGGTTTTATCTCCAACTAGTTACATGAATACTCTCCTATAATTAGGTCAAAATGTTTTAtctccaaaatatatatgtgtcgcAACTAAGGTTTTAATTAAAGCAAATAATTGATCAAACGAACTACTATAGAGTATGGTTTGTGTTATAGCAATTATCGTCACGGTAATCGTGCGAGCAGCCAGGGTGCGGCTTCAGTAAGCCGTGgtatgatttaaaatttttcgcAAGAATtcatttcttaaaatatagtgATATTCGTGATAATCATGACATATATTGTGATAATCATGAAATTACGCAGTTTTCACAACCAAACCACAATTATCGATATTGATCATGTCACCATGATTATCAACACATATATTATGATTATATATTGCAAAACTGCTACGATTATCATTAAGAATATCACGATAATGGTTAGATACCACGTGATTTCCCTTCTAAATAGCAGTGGttttgttgaaaattttaaaattcaaatttacaaTAATTACATATTGTCCCGCGGTTTCAGCCCTAAAAACGATGTTACATACCCTGTTATAGAGTTGCCACAAGCCATCCGTACACAAATGATAGACCAAGAAGGGAGCATCGGATCCTTTGCTCGGCTCGTCCCCTCTCAACACGGCAAGCACGGCAGGCAACGGGCAAGGGCACCGTAAAAAGGTGAACCAGCTAGCGAACCCTACCGGTAGAAAAAGATGTGTCAGCTAAGGCAGATACTACTATAGCAGCTGTTGCATCAGTGGCGCATCGTCTCGATTCTTGAGGCAAAATCTCTTGCCTCTGAAAGAAAAGAGACCAGCATGCTGGCAAGTGGCAACTGCCGACTCACATTCATCCAGGGAAATGAAATCTCCTCGCTCAATTAGAGAAAAAGTGACCTCAAACGGCCGGCTACTCGCTGTCATTGATCCATGATTCATCATTCATCAATACCGGAGAGGAGTGACAGAGTGAGAGACACACAGGGAGAGAGGTTGGCAACTGTCCGGTAAGCTAGTGAgctgaggtgaggtgaggtgaggtgagtgCGGCCCTGGCCTGGCCTTCTCTATGCACAGCGGAAAGGTGGTCCTGGCTGCCGGTTTCCAAGGATAATAAAAACTACCTCCACGCTCGCTGCTACGGTCACCCAGAGCGCTCTGTGCTCTCCCCCGTGTTTATTTATACGCCCCCAGCTACCACTCATCACAAAGCGATAGCcgaaggaggaagaagaagcagtGGAGTCGTCCCCGGCGACGGTGAGCAAGAAGCAACCGAGGCagtagagagagggaggacgtACGACTCCACTGTGCGCCTGTGTAGTCTTATGGGGGAAGAGGAGAACAACAATAGCACCAGCAAGAACAGCCGcggctgcgacgacgacgtcatGGTGgagtctccggcgccggcgaaggagaacggccgcgccgccgacccgCGGCTCCAGGGCATCTCCGACGCCATCCGCGTCGTCCCGCACTTCCCCAAGCCAGGTCCGCCGCGCCTCCTCACCCGATATACTCATATATATACCGCTCGGACCAATCGGTTGACCGGCCACGTGAACCGACTGATCGTATAGTAGCCACGGTGGTGCAGGGATCATGTTCAACGATATCACCGCGCTGCTGCTCCGGCCCGCCGTGTTCAAGGACGCCGTGGACATGTTCGTCGAGCGCTACCGCGGCATGGGCATAGCGGCCGTCGCAGGTAAACATCCGTCAAAGGCAGCACTCCCCTCTCCCAAGTCCCAACCAACCGGTCAACCCGGCCATGAGCACAAGAGACTTGCCTCCCGTCGCGTGTGCTGGCCCggtgcggcggaggcggcggcggtgttgTGAGATTCCGTAATATCTTTGCGGGAGATCTTTCCTGCTCCTTTTGTCCCCCTACGCTTTGTCGTTTGATCAGGTCATCGCCCCAGTCACCACCACCTACAGCAATTATTTTTCCCCTGCAGCTTCACCACTCCCATTTCTCAATAAACAACCGCGATAATTGAACTCCGGCACCACCAGCagcggccgcgcggcggcaCAGTAGTATTTAGCAGCACGGGAGACCGGTAGGTGCATGCCATGCCTATGAACTGTGACAACTGTCGATACACGCACGTACAACGTATCATAGGATGAGTACCGGAGGAGTATCATAGTACGTCGTTCTCTCGTCGTCTGGTCCATGGAAGGGAGGGGGGCAATAATAAATGCAGGGGCCAACCAAACGCCTCCACGGGTTTTGGTGGGGGCACCCGCAGCCGCGcgcaggaggaggcgcgccgcAGCCGGAGGGAGGAGAATGCCGCGGGGCgcatgtgtgtgtgggggACGTGCATGCGTCCgtccgtgcgtgcgtgcgtgcggccAGAATGGTACGCGCGTCGCGTCGGGCGCTCTTCCGTCTCCgtcgtcgcgcgcgcgcggggccgGTGGAATCTTGGGCGATTCAATGCGCCGGGTCGGAGCGAGCGCGGGGGGCAAGCGGACGGCGGCCCGGTGATTGGGTGGGTGAGGAGGAGTTGAGTGGAGTGAGTCTCGCGGTTCGTATGACACACGTACGCAGCGGTGGTGGCAGGGGCAGCGGGGAGTCGGTCAGACCCGGGTTCGGTCTCACGTACGATCTCTCGCGCGTGGtggtggggaggggaggggaccGGGGCCGCTGCGTGGGCCGGGGACCCCGGCCTCCCTCATCGGACGGCCATGATTGCGCACATGCGGTGTCGGAGCTCCTCCCGCACGATGGCACGCTCGGAGAGAGAGGCGGCAATCACATGGTGGCTCGGTTTGGTTGGGTTTGGTTGTGCGCAGACTTCACTATGCTCGCTTTCGCTCAGTGCGTGTGCACAGGCACAGCCTCACGTTTTCGCTCTACATGCAGGCTGTGGATACAAATATCTGGTTTTTAAGTCCATTCTCGACACGGTGTTTCAATCTCATTAAAATGATATgttatatagataaaatagtgATACGACATCTAATTTAATATGGGAGAGAATTTAGGTTTCATGGATATAAAACCCGGTGCGCACAATTACCAAAACCACGAATCTGGTTTGAAAACTTCATTGAGAACAAttcatttcatttatgttaATCACTTCGATGCAATGTTTAATGATATATTAGTGCATGAAAACAtgaagtaaaatttatattaaaaatacttgttttattctttcaCTCAACCTTGCACGGAGAATGGGCCGAGGGTGGGAGCGTTTGATTATATTAGCTTTTCCCGGCCGGGTTTGCTCGAAGCACTTACTTTTACGGCATTATGACGTTTGTTGTAACCCGCAAACTTAAACAGCCATTACAACGTCAtcgtacattttttttttcatttatagttGCAGAACTACATGTGAGAAGTTCAAGGTAATAGTTCTAGGGATAGAAAATCTGAAAGTGACAGATTCGATATTTGATCTGTAGCTTTGGGATATTACAGCTTAAACATGTAGTTttgtatttctatattttgtgaattttaCTTTAAACTTAATTCTTTGCGTGCCTAActtgtgcatatatatggtGAACTCTCCAACTTATGTTAGGTATTGAAGCTAGAGGATTCATATTTGGCCCGGCAATTGCGCTAGCCATCGGAGCAAAATTCATACCGTTGCGCAAACCTAAGAAACTCCCAGGTGAAAAACGAATTAACTACGTCATTTGTTCATGCGAAGAGCACCAGctcataattaatttgtttactcGCATACTACTATTTTGCTTCCCCAGACGTGCTGTAGCAAATTCATACTCTGTACTACTGATACTAGTTGTTGAGCCTGTTAGCACATGAaccactaattaatcatgtcaaCTACTGAAATAGTTATATCTTGAGTGCACTCAATAAATGTTGTTTCAGGATCATTGAAATGGTCTGATGAATAGGACTGTAGATATGTACTATAGAACTCAATGTGGAATTGATATTTAGAATGGGCTAACAGTGTGTTTTCTACAACTCTTAAAGGTGAGGTAATTTCTGAGACCTATGTACTTGAGTACGGGACGGATTGCTTGGAGATGCATGTTGGAGCTACTGAACCTGGTGAGCGCGTAGTGGTCGTTGATGATTTGGTCGCAACTGGTGGAACACTTTCTGCTGCAATAAAACTTCTTGGTGAGTAACCATTAATTTGTCTCATCGGCGTGTATGCATATGTTGCTCATTAACTGTGACAACACTAGCAAAGAACAtaattgttcaaaaatattttttttatttttttttcagtttcttgTGCTCGATCTACCATGCTACATCGACGGGGTGTAtcattgttttcatttgtCAAGTCCGCGAATAATAAAACACACattttaagcttaaaaaatcgTTTGTTTAACAGACAAGCAATAGATAAACTAAATTGTTTAGGATCGATATTTGTTATGGAAGTAATATCAcgatatttttcatcataataataaacattatattctgacatcaaaataatacatattaaacgaaaataatttaaatagataaaaatggACAAAAAAACTGAGAGAAGTACAAGAAAATGGAGTAATGAATTTGTATATCGTGTGCTgcttcagtaaaaaaattaaggacgCGAAGCTGAATTTCATGGATCATAGTGGAGAAGGATCATGTGATATTGTCAAGCATCAAACAGCTCAGTGATAATATGTAGAGTAGAGGGGCATCATGTTCTGTTGACCTTAAGAAAAGTGTGCTCCCCAGTGAGTCAGCGGGACAAACTGTTTATTCATGGGACAAAATCCTGTCCGGAAGATATGTCCTATTGAGTGGCTAATCACCTACATGCATGATAAGACTGGAGGCATAATTTTGATCTTTGATCTTGCAACCGAAAAGTTCGTGGATAAGAATCGGGCATTCAAGACCTtcccttttctcttttatggCACCAAAAAACTCACTGTTATAGTGTTTAcatctgtttatacttattgCTGAAACTATTTGCAATCCAGAGCGAGCTGGAGCTGACGTAGTTGAGTGTGCATGCCTCATTGGCCTTCCTAAGTACAAGGTACACACGTACTTTACACGCGCAACACACTTTATTCTGGTTAAGAAATTTCATTGGTCAAATTATTTACTAACTGTGGTTGCATGTTTCATAAAGAATTTCTACAAGCTCAATGGAATACCAGTTTATATACTGGTGGAGTCTCGCAAATAGAAAGTAAGAAAGTAATATTCAGGCAAGTATCACTGTTTTATGCTTGAAATTTGTCtcctttcatttttcataGTATTTTTACCATGCTGTGAAATACATCTCGCTTTGCATCATTGTTTGTTGATGGTCCTTACTTTATCAATGCGATGCTTCCGTACACAGATGCTTCCGTACACAGCCGACATGAGGATTATAATGATCTGTACTGTCTAGTTGAACATGttactctctccattccaaaataaggATGACTTTGGtcaaataaactaatatttaagtaaaatttctatttatttacTCTTTTGGTTATAAGAAATGTACTAACCTACTCCCCAACATGTGCAATAATTGCACATGACCCTATTACCCTggtttcttttccttctcagTCCCAAgcagttatttattttaaaatatttttatcgggGCTTCAAaaaagacattttttttatcaaaatagaCACTAAAATTTAGGAAGGAGAAAGTAACACTACTTTTCCGTTCTAAATATAGTTAATTCTAGTGTTCAAATATTCTCAAAATTAAGACATACCCATCCTCCTCTTATCTCGACCAATCACAAGaatcctccatttttttttcacccacTTTGTTTTCCCAACCAATCTCCACATACTTTTTTCTCCTCAACCAATCCCGACCACGATCCCATTACCAAATTTTCTTGATACATATGCTTAACTCTAAATATGCTTGCAATatgggatggatggagtatgaGTGTATGACACAATAGCATAGGTGTTATTGTTTCTGGTCTTTTATGAACTCTAGATATGCTTGCATTTTGGGACAGATGGTGCATTATGGGAGGGATGGTGTAAGACACAAGAGGATTATGTGttattatttcttgtttttatcTGGCCGGTGAAATATGCCAGACATGTTTATTAAGGTTGAAATGAGATGCAACTGTGAGTACTCAACTTCTACCTCACCTTGCCCCTTCTGTCCTTTTTCAGAAGGATTCACAGCTTCATTCCTTTGCAAGAGCACGTTGGATGGGTATTGGTGAGCGGTGACTCTGCATGCAGCACAACTGCTAATGGCAGCTGATAAGTATCTcggtggagagagagaaagagagagggtgAGATAGATGAAATGTAAGCTTTGTAGAACTAGTAGCTTTCCAGGTAGCGTCGACGAGAGCTTGTAGTTATTTCTGTCGGGAACTGTTAGTTACCCGGAAGAGAAAGGAATCGTCATCCTGCTTGTTCAGTtcctcttttattttctagtgaGAGCTATCCTTTTTCTGCACTTGATGATTTACCTCTTTGGCAAAAGGTACTACTCCTACCTTGGTATCATTGGCATTAGCTCATCTCACTTGATGATCTGCTTCTTTGGTAAGGAGTACAACCTTACTATCATTGGCATTAGTTCAGCTCATTGTTGGTGAAGATTATTCAGAGATAAAAGCTTAAGCCAATCATAAGGGCAGCATAAAGAAATGGAATGGCAACTTGTTTAAGCATGCTACTGCACAGTTGGGAGTGCCAGACTGCTAGGGGCAGGTAGATAGATACTGGCATTACTAGATTGAAGCTTCTAAAGTATCCTATTATATGTATGCTAGTGCTCCAGCTCCACCTGGCTGCACCACCATGAGTTCAGAGTTTTAGGTATCCTCTCAACTCTTAAACTAAGATGCCGGCATGCATTAGACATTAGACTAATTGAAGCATCTACGCCGGTGGTACTATTATAAGGCTTGGATGCAACAGGTTGATAGGAATACCTGTCTCCTGTTCTAGGATCCCCAGACAATGGCGTTGTGAATCATGCATGGGAGAGGAGACAGGAGCAGGGAGACTTTTGCCTGCCTGTTTAGCGAACGCTGCCGCGGATTCGGCTGCTTTCCTGCGGCCTGTTTGGCGATCGCGGCCGCGGATTCGGCTGCTTTCTTGCGCCTCTGGCTCCGCTCGCTTCCATGGGTGGACGCATTGTGCCTGCTGGATGCCTGGAGCAATCATCGGTTTACCTGGAGCAATCGGTTCACGCATGAACTGTGCACACCATtcactctttcttttttttgaaaaaaaaattgtacaccATAAACCCAATGCTTGGACTGAAACTCCGATattcagaaacaaaataatggGTTCGCCTAGtgattaaatgtttgaaaattttaattttatcaattaaatCTGGTCAGTATCGTCGGATGATAATCTAAAGACATGCACataagtcaaaaaaaaacccatacATGTCCTCTCCATAGCCCCCATATATTACGTGTGTGtttgacagaagaaaaaaagtcaaacgtttgatcaatagcaaaagtataAAACAATTGCACATGGCTGATTACACTGTGCAGGAACTAGTCCAACTTGAATACATAGGCCGACACAGCAACCCGCAAGGCGTCTTAACAATGTATTAAGAAAGTGAATTGAGATATTTCTGTGCTATAGAATGGAATCACGATCTACCAAACCAATTTGGCCTAAATGAAATTTCATTATTCAGAGTTGCAGAGTTTCAAGCTAACTGAAAGAGGAGCAAGAGCAGCCTGGGTTAAGGCTTCGGTGTTCTTGGTCGCATGCCCACCGTAGAATACCCTTCTTGTTCTTGATTAGTAGTACTACCGAGTAAAATCATGGCAGGACGGCGATCTTGGCACGCCGGAGTAATACTCCTTTTGAGTAAAATCTTGGCACGACGCCGATCTTTCCACGCCGGCGTAGCGCAGGAGCTGCTGGTCCGACGCCGACCTCGACGACATCCAGGAGGCCGGAGGGTGGTGCctgagctgctgctgcgacCGTGACCTCCGCATGAGGGAGGGGCAGAGCAGCTGGGGGctctcggcgccggcgctaaACTGCACGCACGAGACCGATCCACTCAGCGTGCCGCCACGGCGGTGGAGCCGGCACCGGAAGGACCCGGCGTGCGTCGTGGGCGAGCAGATGCACTGCCTCGCTCTCGCCTCACCCGCCTCCACCCTCgccgctgcgccgtcgccggaagCCATGTACACCGAGGTAGACCTAACTTAACTGAAATCTTGCAAGATATCCCCGGGTATTATCAAGAGAGGAATTTCATCCAGGAGAATCCGGGCTCGTTACGGATTTCCTATTGAGAATTTGCAGCATTACCGTTTGTATGATCGCTCGCCTAAAAAAATTGGGGGAAGAAAAcagattaaattaaatttagagtaaattgtACCCACACTACAGGTTACAGCAATTTAGCAGCTAGGTTCGATCTAGTAAAAAAGAACTTGATTATTGAACAGTATAATAACTTGGCAAATTGGTGCGTTCTATAACAAgaatttgatcattttttgCAGCATCTTGACTAGTTATGTGTTGTTTTAGCCAACTTGTGCTGGATTAATATTTTCGATGTTAATATGCAACCACATAGTAATTATACGGACATTACTTTATAATCTTGTTTTAATCTACAAAACTAGCACGGTGGactgtatatattatatgggCTAGCATTGTTATAAATTGTATCTGTACAGGGTcttttatcttgataataacttatttttaattgttaattcgaatttaaatttttctaatttataattttacaggAAACCTCATTTACttgtattctaaattttaCTTGTACATATACTCTTTtatgcataatatttaatttataattcaaattttagatacttctaaattatatttatacgtTGACTCTTTCacttaattttacttatttttatccaaaattttagatattttccaaattgtaattatagatggattttttcctcaatatcaattatttaaaaattttaatccgaCATTTGGATTTTTGTAAACTATATGTACACATggattgttttttattatttttctttatttttaatttcgaaattttatttctaatcaGATTCTTTTTGACCGGAACTTTAGATGTTTTCAAATTGTATGTATAGATGGACTTTTCCcacaatatcaattattttaaaaaaaattaatccaagatttggatttttctaaactgtatttacaaaTGGCCTctttgttattgttttatttccaaaattgtatttctaatcgaattcttttttctgagctatatttatacatggactctttattattattttccttCATTTCTAAATTtcgaaattatatttataatcagATTCTTTCTTTGTATTTTGattaatatgaaattttttagccTATGAGATTAAACgtggtgatttttttctattactttttacatataatagatttacTCACTCAAATCCAAGAAAAACTTAACCTAGAGGAGAGGAAAGAGGGCCTCCTCTTCTACCT
This window harbors:
- the LOC102721157 gene encoding adenine phosphoribosyltransferase 1-like isoform X1, whose translation is MGEEENNNSTSKNSRGCDDDVMVESPAPAKENGRAADPRLQGISDAIRVVPHFPKPGIMFNDITALLLRPAVFKDAVDMFVERYRGMGIAAVAGIEARGFIFGPAIALAIGAKFIPLRKPKKLPGEVISETYVLEYGTDCLEMHVGATEPGERVVVVDDLVATGGTLSAAIKLLVSCARSTMLHRRGVSLFSFVKSANNKTHILSLKNRLFNRQAIDKLNCLGSIFVMEVISRYFSS
- the LOC102721157 gene encoding adenine phosphoribosyltransferase 2-like isoform X2, yielding MGEEENNNSTSKNSRGCDDDVMVESPAPAKENGRAADPRLQGISDAIRVVPHFPKPGIMFNDITALLLRPAVFKDAVDMFVERYRGMGIAAVAGIEARGFIFGPAIALAIGAKFIPLRKPKKLPGEVISETYVLEYGTDCLEMHVGATEPGERVVVVDDLVATGGTLSAAIKLLERAGADVVECACLIGLPKYKNFYKLNGIPVYILVESRK